The Deltaproteobacteria bacterium genome window below encodes:
- a CDS encoding DUF4215 domain-containing protein, which translates to MQQHRPRHPFSFFDLLLFFLTGIQLLVLTATQVQADSFTFLQPGFQQEVFGVLPHFEGGIAFAPDGDVWVNYCQFSGSPLSRFDLQSTTTINATTVHPQVPGSPFPSGAGCGLTNHPDGTLYSNTSLGVVNLNANTGAIIRTIGPAGNALGIAVDPQTNHLVYVGVNCRFTATCTLIDLDPVSGTSTPFATLNAADASFIDGLAFDASGNFLFMSNRAPAFRLTILNRAGAIVQHVPMTAEPDGIAFRSVAPQFVVTVNTNGTITRFDFPGDNFTLTPAASVFASGGFRGDLSQVGADGCLYLPQDGTRYNNGTTTFENSIVRVCPEFVPPPGVGSCGNGALELGEACDDGNRISGDGCSAACQIEACGNHVVDAGEECDDGNLVSNDGCSSLCKVEAGCGNGHMDSGEQCDDNNVLDDDGCSHLCKNEVCGDLVVQHARGEQCDDGNHINGDGCSSVCQAEALCGNGVLDVGEECDDGNHIDHDGCSETCVKEELCGNGQVDPEEECDDGNQIDDDACSNECELETEGDPNCGNHVIDPGEECDDGNLNNDDGCSNECELDGDCGNGVIDEHQDVFEECDDANFIDGDGCSHLCIKEICGDGIVQTSLGERCDDGNLVNGDGCSSTCQVETQETPLCELMCAKPEAIKGTSGKDKLKGTAGDDIICGFGGNDVLDGKGGNDLLCGGDGDDTLIGGKGDDTLDGESGQNRLNGGPGVDNCTNGKKNKTCP; encoded by the coding sequence ATGCAACAACATCGCCCGAGACATCCTTTCAGCTTTTTCGACCTTCTTCTGTTCTTTCTCACCGGCATACAACTGCTGGTGCTCACCGCCACCCAAGTGCAAGCCGACTCCTTCACTTTTCTCCAACCCGGTTTTCAGCAAGAGGTCTTCGGCGTCCTTCCCCACTTCGAAGGCGGTATTGCTTTCGCGCCGGACGGCGATGTGTGGGTCAATTACTGCCAGTTCAGCGGCAGTCCACTGAGCCGCTTCGATCTCCAGTCCACCACCACCATCAACGCCACCACCGTACATCCGCAGGTGCCGGGCAGCCCCTTTCCCAGCGGCGCTGGGTGCGGCCTGACCAATCATCCGGATGGAACGCTCTACTCGAACACCAGTCTCGGCGTCGTCAACCTCAACGCTAACACCGGGGCGATTATCCGCACCATCGGCCCAGCCGGAAATGCCTTGGGGATCGCGGTTGACCCGCAGACCAACCACCTCGTGTATGTGGGGGTGAACTGTCGCTTCACGGCGACCTGCACCCTTATCGACCTCGACCCAGTGAGTGGAACCTCAACCCCATTCGCCACGTTGAATGCCGCAGACGCTTCCTTCATTGACGGCTTGGCGTTCGACGCCTCGGGCAATTTCCTCTTCATGTCCAATCGCGCACCAGCCTTCCGCTTGACCATACTGAACCGTGCTGGCGCGATCGTCCAACATGTCCCCATGACTGCGGAGCCGGATGGCATCGCTTTTCGCTCGGTCGCGCCCCAGTTCGTGGTCACGGTCAATACCAACGGCACCATTACCCGTTTCGACTTTCCCGGCGATAACTTTACCCTGACTCCAGCGGCTTCGGTGTTCGCCAGCGGTGGCTTCCGTGGCGATCTCTCCCAAGTCGGGGCCGACGGTTGCTTGTATCTCCCTCAAGATGGCACCCGATATAACAACGGCACGACGACGTTCGAGAACAGCATCGTGCGTGTCTGCCCTGAGTTCGTTCCACCTCCAGGAGTCGGCTCGTGCGGCAACGGCGCACTGGAACTCGGCGAGGCCTGCGATGACGGCAACCGCATCAGTGGCGACGGCTGCTCGGCGGCCTGTCAGATTGAAGCCTGCGGCAACCATGTCGTGGACGCTGGGGAAGAATGCGACGACGGCAACCTTGTCAGCAACGACGGCTGCTCCTCCCTATGCAAGGTCGAAGCCGGATGCGGTAACGGGCACATGGACTCCGGCGAGCAGTGCGACGACAACAATGTGCTCGATGACGACGGCTGCTCCCACCTCTGCAAGAACGAAGTCTGCGGCGACCTCGTGGTGCAACACGCACGCGGCGAGCAGTGCGACGACGGCAACCATATCAACGGCGACGGCTGTTCGAGTGTGTGCCAAGCCGAAGCTCTGTGCGGCAACGGCGTCCTGGATGTCGGCGAAGAATGCGACGACGGTAATCACATCGACCATGACGGCTGCTCGGAGACGTGCGTCAAAGAAGAACTCTGCGGCAACGGCCAAGTCGATCCGGAAGAAGAGTGCGACGACGGCAATCAGATCGACGACGATGCCTGTTCTAACGAATGCGAGCTGGAAACCGAAGGCGACCCCAATTGCGGCAACCACGTCATCGATCCAGGTGAAGAATGCGACGATGGCAACCTCAATAATGACGATGGCTGTTCTAACGAATGCGAGCTGGATGGGGACTGCGGCAACGGAGTGATCGACGAACACCAAGATGTCTTTGAAGAGTGCGACGATGCCAACTTTATCGATGGCGACGGCTGCTCGCATCTCTGCATCAAAGAGATTTGTGGTGACGGCATCGTACAGACGAGCCTCGGCGAACGCTGCGATGACGGCAACCTCGTCAACGGTGATGGCTGCTCCTCGACCTGCCAAGTCGAGACCCAGGAGACGCCGCTTTGCGAGTTGATGTGCGCCAAGCCAGAAGCGATCAAAGGTACCTCTGGCAAAGATAAACTCAAAGGCACTGCTGGCGACGACATCATTTGCGGCTTTGGCGGCAACGATGTTCTGGACGGCAAGGGTGGCAACGACCTCCTGTGTGGTGGTGACGGTGATGACACCCTCATCGGTGGCAAAGGCGACGACACCCTGGACGGAGAAAGCGGACAGAATCGCTTGAACGGCGGCCCAGGTGTAGACAATTGCACGAACGGCAAGAAGAACAAGACCTGTCCGTAA
- a CDS encoding isoprenylcysteine carboxylmethyltransferase family protein has product MIVRFGNFLFRARNFLFPLAFLLLLLTTQPQLLLNNETLDYWMDFFGIIVVAAGQGCRALAVGQAENIRRGGRTRDGRPKQVFAKRLIRHGIYAHTRNPLYLGNLLIVAGLGIVANNPWWYLLVFPTFVGMYWSIVAAEEEFLARQFGQEYTDYLRTVNRFLPSLPGLWRSCAECSFDGLRVIRKEYSVACSWLLMSVGLLIWERWEHFGYAAKAAQIHQLVFVLGGILLGYLILWRLKLAGRLHS; this is encoded by the coding sequence ATGATCGTGCGGTTCGGCAATTTTCTCTTTCGCGCGCGGAATTTTCTCTTTCCGCTCGCTTTCCTGTTGCTGTTGCTCACGACCCAGCCGCAGTTGCTGCTGAACAACGAAACCCTCGACTACTGGATGGACTTCTTCGGGATCATCGTCGTCGCTGCCGGACAAGGTTGTCGCGCCCTCGCGGTAGGGCAGGCGGAAAACATTCGCCGTGGCGGCCGCACGCGCGATGGCCGTCCGAAGCAAGTCTTCGCCAAACGCTTAATCCGTCACGGCATTTATGCACACACACGCAACCCACTCTATCTGGGCAACCTGCTCATCGTCGCTGGCCTCGGCATCGTCGCCAACAATCCCTGGTGGTATCTCCTCGTGTTCCCGACGTTTGTCGGCATGTACTGGAGCATCGTGGCTGCCGAGGAAGAGTTTCTCGCGCGCCAATTCGGCCAGGAATACACCGACTATCTCCGTACAGTGAATCGCTTTCTCCCCAGCCTCCCCGGGCTTTGGCGTTCGTGTGCCGAGTGTTCATTCGATGGATTGCGCGTCATCAGGAAAGAGTACAGTGTCGCCTGTTCCTGGCTCCTGATGAGCGTGGGTCTCCTCATTTGGGAGCGATGGGAGCACTTCGGCTACGCGGCCAAAGCCGCGCAAATTCACCAGCTCGTCTTCGTCCTAGGCGGGATTCTCCTGGGCTATCTCATTCTCTGGCGACTGAAGCTGGCCGGCAGACTCCATTCCTAG
- a CDS encoding SBBP repeat-containing protein, with product MCTVIHSPFRGCQHQRQSETIEAVTSRKARASSNWRRRLSHFFLGLVVLGLLVGVSSLSQAQDLFWAKKAGGGGDDRGFGVAVDSSGNSYITGRFQQTAIFGPDEGNQTSLASGGLVDIAVAKFAPTGLLIWVKRAGGEGTNEGHALTVDSSGNSYVTGFFQNTATFGPGEVNETTFIAQGGNADVFIAKYDPNGDLLWAKQAGSGIGDEGVGSFAEQGLGIGLDGNGDVYVTGFFQSPSVVFGPSEAGQTVITVQGGGKEIFLAKFSGSTGSFIWATHAGGNGTDEGRAIAVDSAGNSYLTGVFEGSTAIPASFFDAGSSTATATLVSAAVGDMFVAKYTTSGALVWVKRAGGSSEDEGQGIAVDGSGRTYVAGWFTGIDATFGPGEPNQTILNSGNGNDNDIFVASYNANGTLAWAKRAGGLTPPGGTPSPDKAFGITVDAAGNSYVTGFFNRTATFGPGEPGQTNVVAASTTNEDIFLAAYASNGNLIWVRRAGGLSRDESYGVAVNNREAHLTGRIQGQGSSSAVFGLGETNETTLSASAVDIFVAKYKGPVCGDSQIGIGETCDDGNTANDDGCDSSCQVEAVCGDGVAEGLEACDEGAANGTATSCCSATCTLVTAGTECRADAGVCDVAETCTGSSGTCPADAFASSATVCRSANDVCDVSENCTGSGVNCPSDGFATAGTACGGSDAACDALDTCNGSGACVDNLDASGTVCNPGSGVCDPNDTCNGASKTCAPVLATAGTACGGSDAACDALDTCNGSGTCTDNVDTAGTVCNPGSGTCDPNDTCTGASKTCAPVVAAAGTACGGSDVGCDALDTCNGSGECVDNRDPECGDLCEKTPATKGCTVNGTPNQLCQGTNQNDLIIGTSGPDVIHGGGGNDNLNGKEGDDLLCGEDGHDVLKGEVGNDTLVGGKGKDTLLGGDGNDHLIGGDDKDVLNGGDGDDLLEGGDGDDKLNGGSGNDTLLGQNGNDILNGDKGNDTLDGGPGTDKLHGGPGTDSCVNGEQLTQCE from the coding sequence ATGTGCACCGTTATCCATTCTCCATTCAGAGGTTGCCAACACCAGCGTCAGTCAGAAACGATCGAGGCAGTCACTTCCCGCAAAGCGAGAGCGTCTTCCAACTGGAGACGGCGTCTGTCGCATTTCTTTCTCGGACTGGTTGTGCTGGGGCTGCTGGTCGGGGTTTCCTCCCTGAGCCAAGCCCAAGATCTCTTCTGGGCCAAAAAAGCCGGTGGCGGCGGTGACGATCGCGGCTTCGGCGTGGCCGTCGACAGCAGCGGCAACAGCTATATCACCGGGCGCTTCCAACAGACTGCCATTTTCGGTCCTGACGAAGGCAACCAAACCAGCCTCGCTAGTGGCGGCCTTGTCGATATCGCCGTGGCCAAGTTTGCACCCACCGGCCTACTCATCTGGGTCAAAAGAGCCGGCGGCGAAGGCACCAACGAAGGCCATGCCCTCACAGTGGATAGCAGCGGCAACAGCTACGTCACCGGCTTCTTTCAGAACACGGCCACCTTTGGCCCCGGCGAAGTAAACGAGACCACATTCATCGCCCAGGGTGGCAACGCCGACGTCTTTATCGCCAAGTACGATCCCAATGGCGATTTGCTCTGGGCCAAGCAAGCTGGCAGCGGGATCGGCGATGAGGGAGTGGGGTCGTTCGCGGAGCAAGGGCTAGGCATTGGCCTCGACGGCAACGGCGATGTGTACGTGACCGGCTTCTTCCAGAGTCCTTCCGTGGTCTTCGGCCCGAGCGAGGCTGGACAGACAGTCATCACCGTCCAGGGCGGCGGGAAGGAAATTTTCCTGGCCAAGTTCAGTGGGAGTACTGGCAGCTTCATATGGGCGACGCATGCTGGCGGCAATGGCACAGACGAAGGCCGTGCCATTGCCGTGGACAGTGCCGGCAACAGTTACCTGACTGGTGTCTTCGAAGGCAGCACCGCCATTCCCGCTTCCTTTTTCGATGCAGGTTCCTCTACCGCCACGGCAACCCTCGTCAGCGCCGCTGTTGGCGACATGTTCGTGGCCAAGTACACCACCTCGGGTGCCCTGGTGTGGGTCAAGCGCGCGGGTGGCAGTTCTGAGGATGAGGGGCAAGGGATTGCCGTCGATGGCAGTGGCAGAACGTATGTGGCCGGATGGTTCACAGGCATAGACGCCACCTTTGGCCCGGGAGAACCCAACCAGACCATCCTCAATTCCGGCAATGGCAACGACAACGATATCTTCGTCGCGAGTTATAATGCGAACGGCACCTTGGCGTGGGCCAAACGCGCGGGCGGGCTCACGCCTCCTGGCGGTACCCCTTCACCGGATAAAGCGTTTGGGATTACGGTCGATGCGGCTGGCAACAGTTATGTCACGGGTTTTTTCAACCGCACGGCGACCTTCGGTCCAGGGGAACCTGGGCAGACCAATGTCGTGGCGGCCAGTACGACCAATGAAGACATCTTTCTCGCCGCCTATGCCTCCAACGGCAATCTGATCTGGGTGCGGCGCGCGGGCGGCCTCAGTCGTGATGAAAGCTATGGGGTGGCGGTGAATAATCGCGAAGCCCATCTCACCGGACGCATCCAAGGCCAGGGGTCCAGCAGCGCCGTTTTTGGTCTGGGAGAAACCAACGAAACCACGCTGAGCGCCTCGGCGGTGGATATCTTCGTCGCCAAATATAAAGGGCCGGTTTGCGGCGATAGCCAGATAGGCATTGGCGAAACCTGCGACGACGGCAACACTGCGAACGACGACGGTTGCGACAGCTCCTGTCAAGTCGAAGCGGTCTGCGGCGATGGCGTTGCGGAAGGGCTCGAAGCCTGTGACGAAGGTGCCGCGAACGGCACTGCCACCTCCTGTTGCAGCGCCACGTGTACCCTCGTAACGGCCGGGACGGAGTGTCGCGCCGACGCTGGCGTATGCGACGTGGCCGAAACCTGTACCGGCTCCAGTGGCACCTGCCCGGCAGACGCGTTCGCTTCCAGTGCCACGGTCTGTCGTAGCGCCAACGACGTTTGCGATGTCTCCGAGAATTGCACTGGTTCCGGTGTCAACTGCCCGAGCGACGGCTTCGCTACGGCCGGCACGGCTTGCGGCGGCAGTGACGCCGCGTGCGATGCGTTGGATACCTGTAACGGCAGTGGCGCGTGCGTCGATAACCTCGATGCCTCCGGGACGGTCTGTAATCCCGGCTCGGGGGTTTGCGACCCCAACGACACCTGCAACGGGGCGAGCAAGACCTGCGCTCCTGTGCTGGCGACGGCGGGCACAGCTTGCGGCGGTAGCGATGCGGCCTGCGATGCGCTCGACACTTGCAATGGCAGCGGTACCTGCACGGATAATGTCGATACCGCTGGCACGGTATGTAACCCCGGTTCAGGCACCTGCGACCCGAACGACACCTGCACTGGAGCCAGCAAGACCTGTGCTCCTGTCGTAGCCGCAGCCGGCACGGCTTGCGGTGGGAGTGATGTCGGCTGCGATGCGTTGGATACCTGTAACGGCAGCGGCGAGTGCGTGGACAATCGTGACCCCGAGTGCGGCGATCTTTGCGAAAAGACCCCGGCAACCAAAGGCTGTACGGTCAACGGTACGCCCAACCAACTCTGCCAAGGCACAAACCAAAATGACCTTATCATCGGCACCAGCGGTCCCGATGTCATTCATGGCGGAGGAGGCAACGACAATCTCAACGGCAAAGAAGGCGACGATCTCCTTTGCGGCGAAGACGGGCACGATGTCCTGAAAGGCGAAGTGGGGAACGACACGCTCGTCGGCGGCAAGGGCAAGGATACGCTGCTCGGTGGCGACGGAAACGACCACCTCATCGGTGGCGACGACAAGGATGTGCTCAATGGCGGGGACGGCGACGACTTACTCGAAGGCGGAGATGGCGACGATAAACTCAACGGCGGTAGCGGCAACGACACCCTCTTGGGCCAGAACGGCAATGACATCCTGAACGGCGATAAAGGCAATGATACGCTCGACGGTGGTCCTGGAACCGACAAACTGCATGGCGGTCCGGGAACGGACAGCTGTGTCAACGGCGAGCAACTTACGCAGTGCGAATAG
- a CDS encoding SBBP repeat-containing protein: MRTRFRSTAKGLGWFVAAALLGTTTLGHAQDLLWAKKAGGPATDEGYSITTDSSGNSYVTGRFQGSSVFGPGEGGQTTLVSGGLVDIFVAKYDADGLLVWVKRAGGEGTNEGHAITVDSSGNSYVTGFFQNTATFGPGEANETTFSAQGGNADIFIAKYNAAGTLQWAKQAGSGNGDTGVGGFAEEGLGVGIDGNGNVYVTGFFQSTIVVFGPGETNETLINVPGGGREIFLAKFNNADGDLVWVTHAGGVGDDEGHALAVDSTGNSYITGSFQNTATFGTSPNTATVTSAASGDVFVAKYDTTGALVWVKRAGGGSEDEGQGIAADGSGKSYVTGRFTGTNVTFGPGETNQTILSAGHGNDSDIFVAGFNMNGTLAWAKRAGGLSGTSGPSPDEGTSITTDSAGNSYVAGFFNNTATFGPGETFQTALTASGVQEDIFVAAYSPTGTLAWARRAGGTNRDEGYGVAVRSGEAHVTGRIQGANVIFGLGETNQTTLNTSAADIFVAKYKGPTCGDGQIGFGETCDDGNTMGDDGCSNTCQTEPGYECPIPGQPCTPVCGDGIIKGNEQCDQGDLNGQPGSCCTDTCTFATAGSTCRASLGLCDVAETCNGTSGECPTDVVASPGATCRASGGVCDLAEQCDGEGGACPADTFKTTDTVCHASTGLCDAAETCTGESAACPADIFAPGGTVCRAGAGACDVAEICSGSSATCPADILETGGTTCRGSAGVCDIAETCTGSSATCPADSFVANTVQCRAGTGVCDTAETCTGSSATCPDDTLASADTICRPGNGACDAAETCTGSSTVCPPDSLAAPGTVCRPSVGGCDAAETCTGSSSICPADMIAAAGVVCRAAVGVCDREETCDGTSGACPPDSVEPPTTECRADTDGDNCDDVPEFCTGDSGECPPDSPTVVTMGCTVNGIPDQPCQGGDGKDTIVGTDGRDVIRGGAGNDTLRGQQGDDIICGEEGNDTLIGALGNDILIGGDGRDVLRGNGSDDVISEETDHDRLFGGEGNDTLIGGDGADRLEGGDGNDKLIGNFGDDLLLGGPGKDRLSGDVGDDELDGGSEDDKLDGGPGTDMCTNGEKVKRCEL, from the coding sequence ATGAGGACGAGGTTCCGTTCTACGGCAAAAGGGTTGGGATGGTTCGTGGCGGCGGCACTCCTAGGAACGACAACTCTAGGACACGCTCAAGATCTGTTGTGGGCCAAGAAAGCCGGGGGGCCGGCCACCGACGAAGGCTACAGCATCACCACCGATAGCAGCGGTAACAGCTACGTCACCGGGCGCTTCCAGGGCAGCTCGGTCTTCGGCCCGGGCGAAGGCGGGCAAACCACCCTCGTCAGCGGCGGCTTGGTCGATATCTTCGTGGCCAAGTACGATGCCGATGGTCTGCTCGTCTGGGTCAAGCGTGCCGGCGGTGAAGGCACCAACGAAGGTCATGCCATCACCGTAGACAGCAGCGGCAACAGCTACGTCACCGGCTTCTTTCAGAACACCGCCACCTTCGGCCCCGGAGAAGCCAACGAGACCACGTTTAGCGCGCAGGGCGGCAACGCCGACATCTTTATCGCCAAGTACAATGCGGCAGGCACGCTGCAATGGGCCAAACAAGCTGGCAGCGGCAACGGCGATACCGGCGTCGGCGGGTTCGCGGAAGAAGGATTAGGGGTCGGGATCGACGGTAACGGCAACGTGTATGTGACCGGCTTCTTCCAGAGTACGATCGTGGTGTTCGGTCCCGGCGAGACCAATGAGACGCTCATTAACGTTCCGGGCGGCGGGCGCGAGATTTTCCTGGCCAAGTTCAATAATGCCGATGGCGACTTGGTCTGGGTCACCCACGCCGGGGGGGTGGGCGACGACGAAGGCCATGCCCTCGCCGTGGACTCCACCGGCAACAGTTACATCACCGGGTCGTTTCAAAACACGGCAACGTTCGGCACCAGCCCCAATACCGCCACCGTCACCAGCGCGGCGAGCGGGGATGTTTTTGTCGCCAAGTACGACACCACCGGCGCTCTGGTCTGGGTCAAGCGCGCCGGCGGTGGGTCCGAGGATGAAGGGCAAGGCATTGCCGCGGATGGCAGCGGCAAGAGTTATGTCACGGGGCGCTTCACGGGCACGAACGTGACGTTTGGGCCGGGGGAAACCAACCAGACTATTCTCAGCGCCGGACATGGCAATGACAGTGATATTTTCGTCGCTGGCTTCAATATGAATGGCACCCTAGCGTGGGCCAAGCGCGCGGGCGGCCTGTCGGGGACCAGCGGTCCTTCGCCGGACGAAGGGACCAGTATTACGACCGACAGTGCCGGCAACAGCTACGTAGCCGGATTTTTCAACAACACCGCAACGTTTGGCCCTGGCGAAACGTTCCAGACTGCGCTCACCGCGAGCGGCGTCCAGGAAGACATTTTCGTCGCGGCCTACAGCCCGACTGGTACGCTGGCCTGGGCGCGCCGCGCCGGCGGCACCAACCGCGATGAAGGGTACGGCGTCGCCGTCCGTAGCGGTGAGGCGCACGTCACCGGGCGTATTCAAGGCGCGAACGTCATCTTCGGGCTCGGTGAAACGAATCAGACGACGTTGAACACTTCGGCGGCGGATATCTTCGTCGCCAAGTACAAAGGCCCCACTTGCGGCGATGGGCAGATCGGCTTTGGCGAGACCTGCGACGATGGCAACACCATGGGCGACGATGGCTGTTCCAATACCTGCCAAACCGAACCCGGCTACGAATGCCCGATCCCCGGCCAGCCCTGCACACCGGTGTGCGGTGACGGAATCATTAAAGGGAACGAACAATGCGACCAAGGCGACCTCAACGGCCAACCTGGCTCGTGCTGCACCGACACGTGCACCTTCGCCACGGCAGGATCGACCTGCCGAGCCTCGCTCGGTCTGTGCGACGTAGCCGAGACTTGTAACGGCACCAGTGGCGAATGCCCCACCGATGTCGTGGCGTCGCCGGGGGCCACCTGTCGCGCGTCTGGCGGCGTCTGTGACCTTGCCGAACAATGCGACGGCGAAGGCGGGGCGTGTCCGGCGGACACATTCAAGACTACCGACACCGTCTGCCACGCTAGCACGGGACTGTGCGATGCCGCCGAGACCTGCACCGGAGAAAGCGCTGCCTGCCCCGCCGATATCTTCGCGCCCGGCGGCACCGTCTGCCGCGCCGGTGCCGGAGCCTGTGATGTAGCCGAGATCTGCAGCGGTTCTAGCGCCACCTGCCCGGCGGATATCCTTGAGACAGGGGGGACAACGTGTCGCGGCAGCGCTGGGGTGTGCGATATCGCGGAGACCTGCACCGGCTCCAGCGCCACCTGCCCGGCGGACAGTTTTGTCGCCAACACTGTGCAATGCCGCGCCGGCACCGGGGTGTGCGATACGGCCGAGACCTGCACCGGATCGAGTGCCACCTGCCCGGACGATACCCTCGCCTCCGCTGACACGATATGTCGCCCTGGCAACGGCGCGTGCGACGCCGCCGAGACCTGCACTGGCTCCAGCACGGTCTGTCCACCGGATAGCCTAGCCGCACCGGGCACGGTCTGTCGCCCCAGTGTTGGCGGCTGCGACGCCGCCGAAACTTGCACCGGGTCCAGCAGTATTTGTCCTGCCGACATGATTGCCGCCGCTGGCGTGGTGTGTCGCGCTGCGGTCGGCGTGTGCGACCGTGAAGAAACCTGTGATGGCACAAGCGGCGCGTGTCCACCCGATAGCGTCGAACCGCCGACCACGGAGTGCCGCGCGGATACCGATGGCGACAATTGCGACGACGTCCCCGAGTTCTGTACAGGAGACAGCGGCGAATGCCCACCGGACTCTCCGACCGTCGTCACCATGGGCTGCACGGTGAATGGTATCCCCGACCAACCCTGCCAGGGTGGCGATGGGAAAGACACTATTGTCGGCACCGATGGACGCGACGTGATCCGTGGCGGCGCGGGCAATGACACCCTGCGCGGCCAACAAGGAGACGACATCATCTGCGGGGAAGAAGGGAATGATACGCTGATCGGGGCCTTGGGGAATGACATCCTCATTGGCGGCGACGGGAGAGATGTCCTCCGCGGCAACGGGTCGGACGACGTTATCAGCGAGGAAACGGACCACGACCGTTTGTTCGGGGGAGAAGGTAACGACACGCTCATTGGCGGCGACGGTGCCGACCGGCTCGAAGGCGGCGACGGCAACGACAAGCTCATTGGCAACTTCGGCGACGACCTCCTCCTCGGCGGTCCTGGCAAGGACAGACTCAGTGGCGACGTCGGAGACGATGAACTGGATGGAGGCTCAGAAGATGACAAGCTCGACGGCGGACCCGGCACCGATATGTGCACGAACGGCGAGAAGGTGAAGCGGTGTGAACTCTAA